A genomic segment from Lignipirellula cremea encodes:
- a CDS encoding alpha/beta hydrolase, whose translation MLCPLIRTFAPLLLLAIPLLAVQGVENKPMKLWPGDAPGESGKIGPEGEMPGRPGQKQVIRLANVSEPTLTVFRPPADKANGCAVLIAPGGGYSILAWDLEGTEVAEWLNSIGVTAVLLKYRVPRRDKDAPHAAPLADAQRALRLTRQHAEEWGIDPDRLGMLGFSAGGHLTAVAGTNYDKTSYAKVDAADELSCRPDFIIPIYPAYLADESQPNNLQPLLAVNENTPPAFIAVTQDDADRGLGAAYLFIALKKAKVVAELHIYSQGGHGYGLRESSNPVSTWHDRCGEWMKVNGLLEAKK comes from the coding sequence ATGCTTTGCCCTTTGATTCGCACCTTTGCCCCGCTGTTGCTGCTGGCGATCCCTTTGCTGGCCGTGCAGGGCGTCGAGAACAAGCCGATGAAACTCTGGCCTGGCGATGCCCCGGGCGAGTCGGGCAAAATTGGTCCCGAAGGCGAAATGCCGGGACGACCGGGTCAGAAGCAGGTGATTCGCCTGGCGAATGTGAGCGAGCCCACGCTGACCGTGTTTCGTCCGCCGGCCGACAAGGCGAACGGTTGCGCGGTGCTGATCGCCCCTGGCGGCGGTTACAGCATTCTGGCCTGGGATCTGGAAGGGACGGAAGTCGCCGAGTGGCTCAACTCGATCGGGGTGACGGCCGTGCTGCTCAAGTATCGGGTGCCTCGCCGCGACAAGGACGCGCCCCATGCGGCGCCTTTGGCCGATGCGCAGCGAGCCCTGCGGTTGACCCGCCAGCATGCGGAAGAGTGGGGCATTGATCCGGATCGGCTGGGGATGCTGGGCTTTTCGGCCGGCGGGCATTTGACGGCCGTCGCCGGGACGAACTACGACAAAACGTCGTACGCCAAGGTGGATGCGGCCGATGAACTGAGCTGCCGGCCCGACTTCATTATTCCCATTTATCCGGCCTACCTGGCCGATGAGAGCCAGCCGAATAACCTGCAGCCGTTGCTGGCCGTCAATGAGAATACGCCGCCCGCGTTTATCGCCGTGACCCAGGACGATGCCGACCGCGGACTGGGCGCCGCTTACTTGTTCATCGCCTTGAAGAAGGCGAAAGTCGTCGCCGAACTGCACATCTATTCGCAAGGCGGCCACGGCTATGGCCTGCGCGAATCGTCCAACCCGGTGTCCACCTGGCACGACCGCTGCGGCGAGTGGATGAAGGTCAACGGACTGCTGGAAGCGAAGAAGTAG
- the mch gene encoding methenyltetrahydromethanopterin cyclohydrolase, with product MEFELNRTALAAAAPLIERPGQVSVKGRFGPGSATVIDCGIEAPGGLAAGRILAEVCLAGLATVQITPGNDALWPGPAVAVATDQPLAACMASQYAGWQIKGPKFFAMGSGPMRAAGSSEALFDEIGFRERPTAAIGVLESGRLPPDETITQIAAACQVDLDRLTLLVAPTASLAGTVQVVARSVETAMHKLHTLGFDLKQVVSGFGAAPLPPVAAEDLGGIGRTNDAILYGGQVTLWVEAEDDQLADIGPRVPSSASGDHGRPFRAIFEAYDRDFYKIDPMLFSPAVVVFNNLRTGRSFRFGELLPAVLQESFAGG from the coding sequence ATGGAATTTGAACTGAATCGTACGGCGCTGGCCGCAGCCGCGCCGTTGATCGAGCGACCCGGCCAGGTCAGCGTGAAAGGGCGTTTCGGTCCCGGCAGCGCCACCGTGATCGACTGCGGGATCGAAGCCCCCGGCGGTCTGGCGGCCGGACGCATCCTGGCCGAGGTCTGCCTGGCCGGACTGGCGACGGTGCAGATCACCCCCGGAAACGACGCCCTGTGGCCCGGCCCTGCGGTCGCGGTGGCGACCGACCAGCCGCTGGCTGCCTGCATGGCTTCGCAATATGCGGGCTGGCAAATCAAGGGTCCCAAATTCTTTGCGATGGGTTCCGGTCCGATGCGGGCGGCCGGTTCGTCGGAGGCGCTGTTCGACGAGATTGGCTTTCGTGAGCGTCCCACGGCGGCGATCGGGGTGCTGGAAAGCGGCCGGCTGCCGCCCGACGAAACGATCACCCAGATCGCCGCCGCCTGCCAGGTCGACCTCGATCGCCTGACGCTGCTGGTCGCTCCCACAGCGAGCCTGGCCGGCACGGTCCAGGTGGTCGCCCGGAGCGTGGAAACGGCGATGCACAAACTGCATACGCTTGGCTTCGACCTGAAGCAGGTGGTCAGCGGTTTTGGGGCGGCGCCCCTGCCGCCGGTGGCGGCCGAAGATCTGGGCGGGATCGGCCGCACCAACGACGCCATTTTGTACGGCGGCCAGGTGACGCTCTGGGTGGAAGCGGAAGACGACCAGCTGGCCGATATCGGCCCCCGCGTTCCCAGCAGCGCCTCGGGTGATCATGGCCGGCCGTTCCGCGCGATCTTTGAGGCATATGACCGGGACTTTTATAAAATCGACCCAATGCTGTTCAGTCCGGCGGTGGTCGTTTTTAATAACCTCCGTACAGGACGCTCGTTCCGCTTTGGCGAACTCCTGCCGGCCGTCCTGCAGGAGTCGTTCGCCGGCGGTTAA
- a CDS encoding DUF1552 domain-containing protein produces MNADRNLSRRVLLQGLGFTMALPWLESSLAWSGEAAVSPTASPQRFACMFIGDGISPPLWWSKGNGSQMELGDSLASLAPYKEKLNVINGLYNANGSGGHAKCTGNILSGAALKRGREILGGVSMDQLLARHLEEETFLPSMVLGCEQPVSGFHESQYSMVYASHISWRNPSSPVPIELYPSLAFDSLFGAKASKLQTSILDHVREQANDLRRQVSNSDRVKIDEYLTSVRETEKRLKKMESSHAETAPTDLQRPPSGQPVDFREHARLMCDVIALAFQTDRSRLATLLLSRDLSGQVYPFLDINDDHHSMSHSNTGPAYQAIVNFHVEQYAYLIGRLSQMQEGDGTVLDNSCLMFVSEHWNAHNGRQVPCVLAGGLGGKLTTGRSLDYLKAGDGNRKLCSLYLSLMDRMGLELPEFGDADERLSGL; encoded by the coding sequence ATGAACGCCGATCGGAACCTGTCGCGTCGCGTGTTACTGCAGGGACTGGGCTTTACGATGGCCTTGCCCTGGCTGGAATCGTCTCTGGCCTGGAGCGGCGAAGCAGCCGTCAGTCCCACGGCCTCGCCCCAGCGGTTTGCCTGCATGTTCATTGGCGACGGTATTTCCCCGCCGCTGTGGTGGTCCAAAGGGAACGGCTCGCAAATGGAACTGGGCGATAGCCTGGCGTCGCTGGCCCCTTATAAAGAGAAGCTGAACGTCATCAACGGTCTGTACAATGCGAACGGATCGGGCGGGCACGCCAAGTGCACCGGCAACATTCTGTCCGGCGCCGCCCTGAAACGCGGCCGCGAGATTCTGGGCGGCGTCAGCATGGATCAGCTGCTGGCCCGGCATCTGGAAGAGGAAACCTTTCTGCCCAGCATGGTGCTGGGCTGCGAGCAGCCGGTCAGCGGCTTCCACGAAAGCCAGTACTCGATGGTGTACGCCTCGCACATTTCCTGGCGCAATCCCAGCAGCCCCGTTCCGATCGAACTGTACCCGTCGCTGGCCTTCGACAGCCTGTTCGGCGCGAAAGCCAGCAAGCTGCAGACCAGCATCCTGGATCATGTGCGGGAACAGGCCAACGACCTGCGGCGCCAGGTGAGCAACAGCGATCGCGTCAAAATCGACGAGTACCTGACCTCGGTCCGCGAAACAGAAAAACGCCTGAAGAAAATGGAGTCGTCGCACGCGGAAACGGCTCCCACGGATCTGCAGAGGCCGCCCTCGGGCCAGCCGGTCGATTTCCGCGAACACGCCCGGCTGATGTGCGATGTGATCGCCCTGGCGTTCCAGACCGACCGCTCCCGGCTGGCGACCTTGCTGCTGTCGCGTGACTTGTCCGGCCAGGTGTACCCGTTCCTGGATATTAACGACGACCACCACAGTATGTCGCACAGCAACACGGGCCCGGCCTACCAGGCGATTGTGAACTTCCACGTCGAGCAGTACGCCTACCTGATCGGCCGTTTGTCGCAGATGCAAGAAGGCGACGGGACGGTGCTGGACAACTCCTGTTTGATGTTTGTGTCCGAACACTGGAACGCCCATAACGGACGCCAGGTGCCATGCGTCCTGGCGGGTGGTCTCGGCGGCAAGCTGACCACCGGGCGTTCGCTCGATTACCTCAAAGCGGGCGACGGGAACCGCAAGCTGTGCAGCCTGTACCTGTCGCTGATGGACCGCATGGGGCTGGAACTGCCCGAGTTTGGCGACGCCGACGAGCGATTGTCGGGGCTGTAA
- a CDS encoding DUF1592 domain-containing protein has product MPRLSDLTVVSRLLRVSLLCLAALCPPALVHAEDLFQKQVAPFLQTYCQSCHNAEKTEGEFDLTAYDSAAAVGEHFSQWKHVITFLQSEEMPPADAKQPPALVRAEMIALIERILVEESRKLAGDPGVILPRRLTNAEYDYTIRDLTGVDIRPASAFPVDPASGEGFNNTGEALTMSPSLFKKYYAAAEFTADHLLLKPTGIEFAPFPVVTYADRKKYYEQAILQFYAEHQVNLEAYLTAVLSFQQRPDSKTTIEQWAGQHGLSPRYLARLSQLLSGDADEPFYLGQVRRRWQAILAPRASTADAEKQTAAAIALLARDIEALSQRLCSPETKAIVSNAGNGPIQHIDRRTQTAAARDTLNEQLLQAELPLSLSVQNLKKRETVRLTLRLRSGPDGQPGVVKLRDLNFSSQPPDNYRPQDDRRNLPLVALLEKHAPDQLRRLKAGKPAQGQLLESGELLLASPGELELELPAQAFADESRLFFYTTATLDTDQTPGGLVLVTLLDPSLSPQALAVRETTEANQPLVDPQHPIAAKWKASATAFCATFPNRFVFVDDTRGLSAGFHLIEGFFRDDQPLCKLVLDEEQNQELDRLWNELEFGTNIAEKLLRGFVFFERSERNFLKHPDFNGIKEEDPALVETAKLEQFRDIYLQRSNVKATGEELARHPISQFFAWIQGGIEQRAEQLAAAEPIYLQQLEELAQRVYRRPLDKAELAQLRSFYYDASRQPEFGVEQAVRASVIRMLMSPYFCYLLDPPPEGDTVADLPDLALASRLSYFLWSSTPDAELLELAAAGRLHEEDVLSRQTHRMLRDPKVSAFAREFFGQWLGYRDFLDQESVNRAVYRDFDDELKQAMYEEPTRLITYLIQQDLPITDLLHGDVTLINRRLSKHYGLPFDGDDQEWRLATGLQSQGRGGLLGMAVVLTKNSQPERTSPVKRGFWVVHKLLGQHIPPPPPDVAVLPKSETDTAGQTIRQLLELHTDDVKCARCHQRFDPVGLSMEGFDAIGKLRTKDGAGRPIDNLVETPGGKALRGVPEFSAWLAEQRRQEFVDTLCRKLLGYALGRSLLQSDQPLLEQMQTALLQHEDRFEVLLQTVIASPQFRQQRCRDFSASRYRTELQGEEE; this is encoded by the coding sequence ATGCCGCGTCTTTCTGATTTGACTGTCGTTTCCCGGCTGCTGCGTGTCAGCCTACTCTGCCTGGCGGCACTCTGTCCTCCAGCGCTCGTTCACGCCGAGGATCTGTTCCAGAAACAGGTTGCTCCCTTTCTGCAGACCTACTGCCAGAGCTGTCATAACGCGGAGAAGACCGAAGGGGAATTCGACCTGACAGCGTACGACTCGGCTGCAGCGGTGGGCGAGCACTTCTCCCAGTGGAAGCATGTCATCACGTTTCTGCAGAGCGAAGAGATGCCGCCGGCCGACGCGAAGCAGCCGCCGGCCCTTGTCCGGGCGGAGATGATCGCCCTGATCGAGCGCATCCTGGTCGAAGAGTCCCGCAAGCTGGCGGGCGACCCGGGCGTGATTCTGCCCAGGCGTTTAACCAACGCCGAATACGATTACACGATCCGCGATCTGACCGGCGTCGACATCCGCCCCGCCAGTGCCTTCCCGGTCGATCCGGCCTCGGGCGAAGGGTTCAACAACACCGGCGAAGCGCTGACCATGTCGCCCAGCCTTTTCAAGAAGTACTACGCGGCCGCCGAATTCACGGCCGATCACTTGCTGCTCAAACCGACCGGGATCGAGTTCGCCCCCTTTCCCGTCGTGACGTACGCCGATCGGAAAAAGTATTACGAACAAGCGATCCTGCAGTTTTACGCCGAGCACCAGGTCAACCTGGAAGCCTATCTGACGGCGGTCCTGTCGTTCCAGCAGCGACCCGACTCAAAAACGACGATCGAACAATGGGCCGGCCAGCACGGCTTGAGCCCCCGTTATCTGGCCCGCCTGTCGCAGCTGCTCAGCGGCGACGCGGACGAACCCTTTTATCTGGGCCAGGTGCGACGTCGCTGGCAGGCAATCCTGGCGCCCAGGGCGTCGACGGCCGATGCGGAGAAGCAGACGGCCGCCGCCATCGCGTTGCTCGCCCGCGATATCGAAGCACTGAGCCAGCGGCTATGCTCTCCGGAAACCAAGGCGATCGTTTCGAACGCGGGGAACGGCCCGATCCAGCATATCGACCGTCGCACCCAGACGGCCGCCGCCCGAGACACGCTGAACGAACAACTGCTCCAGGCGGAACTGCCGCTGAGCCTGTCGGTCCAGAACCTGAAGAAGCGGGAAACGGTTCGCCTGACGCTCCGCCTGCGATCCGGACCCGACGGTCAGCCCGGCGTGGTGAAGCTGCGTGATTTGAATTTCAGCTCTCAGCCGCCTGACAACTATCGCCCGCAGGACGATCGCCGTAACTTGCCGCTGGTCGCGTTGCTGGAGAAGCACGCCCCTGATCAGCTGCGACGATTGAAGGCCGGCAAGCCCGCACAAGGCCAGCTGCTGGAATCGGGCGAGCTGCTTCTGGCGTCGCCGGGAGAGCTGGAGCTGGAACTGCCGGCGCAGGCGTTCGCCGACGAATCACGGCTGTTCTTTTACACCACCGCGACGCTCGATACGGACCAAACGCCGGGCGGCCTGGTGCTGGTCACGCTGTTGGATCCTTCGCTTTCGCCGCAGGCACTGGCAGTGCGGGAAACGACCGAGGCGAACCAGCCGCTGGTCGACCCGCAGCATCCGATCGCCGCCAAATGGAAGGCGTCCGCCACAGCTTTCTGCGCGACGTTTCCCAACCGCTTCGTTTTTGTCGACGATACCCGCGGCCTGTCCGCCGGCTTCCACCTGATCGAAGGTTTCTTTCGCGACGACCAGCCGCTGTGCAAGCTGGTGCTGGACGAAGAACAGAACCAGGAGCTGGATCGGCTGTGGAACGAGCTGGAATTCGGCACGAACATCGCCGAGAAGCTGCTCCGGGGGTTCGTCTTTTTTGAACGGTCGGAACGGAACTTCCTGAAGCATCCCGACTTTAACGGGATCAAAGAGGAAGACCCCGCCCTGGTTGAAACGGCAAAGCTGGAACAATTTCGAGACATTTACCTGCAGCGGTCCAACGTCAAAGCGACCGGCGAGGAACTGGCCCGCCACCCGATCTCGCAGTTCTTCGCCTGGATCCAGGGCGGTATCGAGCAGCGGGCCGAACAGTTGGCCGCGGCCGAGCCGATCTATCTGCAGCAGCTGGAAGAACTGGCGCAGCGGGTTTATCGCCGTCCTTTGGACAAAGCCGAACTGGCCCAGTTGCGTTCCTTTTACTACGACGCCAGTCGGCAGCCGGAATTCGGCGTGGAGCAGGCGGTGCGGGCTTCGGTCATTCGAATGCTGATGTCGCCGTACTTCTGTTATCTCCTCGACCCGCCGCCGGAAGGCGATACGGTTGCAGATCTGCCGGACCTGGCGCTCGCTTCGCGGCTCAGTTATTTTCTTTGGTCGTCGACGCCCGACGCCGAATTGCTGGAGCTGGCCGCAGCGGGCCGCCTGCATGAAGAGGACGTCCTAAGCCGCCAGACGCACCGTATGCTCCGCGATCCCAAAGTCAGTGCGTTCGCCCGGGAGTTCTTTGGTCAGTGGCTGGGGTATCGCGATTTCCTGGATCAGGAATCGGTGAACCGGGCCGTGTATCGCGACTTCGACGACGAACTGAAGCAGGCGATGTACGAAGAGCCGACGCGGCTGATCACGTATTTGATCCAACAGGACCTGCCGATTACCGATCTGCTTCACGGCGACGTGACGTTGATCAACCGACGGCTCAGTAAACATTACGGTCTGCCGTTTGACGGCGACGACCAGGAGTGGCGCCTGGCGACTGGCCTGCAGTCGCAAGGCCGCGGCGGGCTGCTGGGGATGGCGGTCGTGCTGACGAAGAACTCGCAGCCGGAGCGAACCAGCCCGGTGAAGCGGGGCTTCTGGGTCGTGCACAAGCTGCTGGGCCAGCACATCCCCCCACCGCCGCCGGATGTGGCCGTCTTGCCGAAGAGCGAAACGGACACGGCCGGTCAAACGATCCGCCAGCTGCTGGAACTGCATACCGACGACGTCAAATGCGCCCGTTGCCACCAGCGGTTCGATCCGGTCGGCCTGTCGATGGAAGGTTTTGACGCGATCGGCAAGCTGCGCACCAAAGACGGCGCTGGCCGGCCGATTGATAACCTGGTGGAAACGCCGGGCGGCAAAGCGTTACGCGGCGTGCCGGAGTTCTCCGCCTGGCTGGCGGAGCAACGTCGCCAGGAATTTGTCGACACGCTCTGCCGCAAGCTGTTAGGCTACGCGCTGGGCCGTTCGTTACTGCAGTCCGACCAGCCGCTGCTGGAACAAATGCAAACCGCCCTGCTGCAGCACGAAGATCGCTTCGAAGTGCTGCTGCAGACTGTTATCGCCAGTCCCCAGTTCCGCCAGCAGCGCTGCCGCGATTTCAGCGCCAGCCGTTACCGCACTGAACTTCAAGGAGAGGAAGAATGA
- a CDS encoding secretin N-terminal domain-containing protein, translating into MTGYARLLLILPFLCGEAHHALAQAPAPGGDPIPATASGDGQYQAFSVPAEQLDAASARLQQALTAAGLTGEVFVDRDQQRVLVRGNTLARQFALQWFDNAAPQQPQAAAGQVAPGSQPLTGRPVIQSHPAPPGQLEEWNRRLRERYAQRPDVRLSTDARTSQILLLADPAVQADAGAVLAQWRAAGPADAPAREPSVAQHTLKHLNAARFEQELQNAWGRRLTAQPSADGSAVSLQVAGFAGAGVRVDRRQGQVSIVGPEPLVRAWEKVVKALDSPRAHVRLAAFRNAAPADLQKATSVLAQAAPVLEDSSGREVLRQRRTAERRWGGDLVAAIFQPEEQGAADPLDPLAPPTTPPAAPGADPLDPLAPPANPPAAAPTAAEDEAALATDAAGTIGPVQIEFVEGLDAIVVRGNKRDVERVLKIIQEIEDLSGETQPAIEIVPLEHVDSTALTELLVDLYDSILSPRQGRVSIRALVKPNAVLLIGRQDTADALRELIAKLDQPVPPSTQLRVFRLKHMSSVDAQTQITTFYEERTVLGARVRAVADYRGNALIVQASPRDMLEIEHLLARIDVEDSAAVKELRVFKLNNALAEDLAPILQDAINGQLIGAGRGQSAQGTTGAQTQGGQQLAQIRSAMLSFLTVDSSGGKLLQSGIVFDVRVTADANSNSLVVTAPAESMPLLQALVQALDQLPDAAAEIKVFTIINGDAGNLATMLQDLFGQQSQGQNAFLQPQAQSASGDGSLVALRFAVDTRTNSIIASGGAGDLAVVEAILVRLDEGDIETRKTTVYRLRNAPAVDVADAINQLLQGQRQVQDLAPDTLSPFEQLEREVIVVPEIVSNSLIVSATPRYFDEIRKVVEQLDARPPMVMIQVLIAEVSLNETEELGVELGVQDSLLFDRGLGVVGFPFNSLLLGNNATPESLATRENLAGQGLSNLGVGRVNTQLQYGGLVLSAGNESINVLVRALQDRGRMQVLSRPQVMTLDNQPAFVQVGARVPRISATSTNTVGTVNSVVLENVGILLGVTPRTSPDGLVVMEINAEKSQLGPIAQGIPIFVDTQGNVIRSPQINITTAQTTVSARSGQTVVFAGLITKSKTTVRRGIPVLSDIPVLGRLFRFDSDQDARTELLIIMTPIIVNNEQEADYVKQVESDRMNWCLADVVEVHGDAGLGGGYSWEAPDLQVIYPDEEPTGGFASPMPYGADGCQPIPGQPMPGHAIPSQMLHGQMLPNRAIPDQMLQGTILPNQGIPDQMLQGTILRSQPLPSKTPPGQPPGYLPQGAGTQGSSSEPIPPPAVAPNAPGSPSTPAPSNPQGSSFDPSQGPAIGPAVGPAIGSPVGAPQSSRSTLPRGGSASTEVYYGPSPAVGPGGVRQVGFQSPSGFPASGGFPATDNYQPQRFPEVR; encoded by the coding sequence ATGACGGGTTATGCCAGACTATTATTGATCCTGCCTTTCCTTTGCGGCGAGGCGCACCATGCCCTGGCGCAGGCGCCTGCGCCAGGAGGCGATCCCATTCCGGCGACTGCTTCCGGCGACGGCCAGTACCAGGCGTTCTCCGTGCCGGCTGAACAGCTGGACGCGGCGTCCGCACGGCTGCAGCAGGCGCTAACGGCCGCCGGTTTGACGGGAGAAGTTTTCGTCGATCGCGACCAGCAACGAGTGCTGGTGCGCGGGAATACGCTGGCTCGTCAGTTTGCCTTGCAGTGGTTCGACAACGCCGCACCGCAGCAACCTCAAGCCGCAGCCGGCCAGGTTGCTCCCGGGAGCCAGCCGTTAACTGGTCGTCCTGTTATTCAATCCCACCCGGCTCCGCCTGGGCAGTTGGAAGAATGGAATCGCCGCTTGCGCGAACGCTATGCGCAGCGTCCCGATGTGCGTCTGAGCACCGACGCCCGCACCAGCCAGATCCTGTTGCTGGCGGATCCGGCCGTGCAAGCCGACGCCGGAGCCGTTCTGGCCCAGTGGCGCGCCGCGGGGCCTGCCGATGCGCCGGCCCGGGAGCCGTCCGTCGCACAGCACACGCTGAAACATCTCAATGCCGCGCGATTCGAACAGGAACTGCAGAACGCCTGGGGCCGTCGCCTCACGGCGCAGCCTTCCGCCGACGGGAGCGCCGTTAGCCTGCAGGTGGCTGGTTTTGCCGGAGCCGGAGTGCGCGTCGATCGTCGCCAGGGTCAGGTTTCGATCGTGGGACCTGAGCCGCTGGTGCGAGCCTGGGAGAAAGTCGTCAAAGCGTTGGACTCGCCGCGGGCGCACGTCCGCCTGGCAGCCTTCCGCAACGCTGCACCGGCCGACCTGCAGAAAGCAACGTCCGTTCTGGCCCAGGCAGCCCCGGTCCTGGAAGACTCCAGCGGCCGCGAAGTGCTGCGTCAGCGACGCACGGCCGAACGACGCTGGGGCGGCGATCTGGTAGCGGCGATCTTCCAGCCGGAAGAACAGGGCGCCGCCGATCCGCTCGATCCGCTGGCCCCGCCGACGACTCCGCCTGCCGCACCGGGCGCCGATCCGCTGGACCCGCTGGCTCCGCCGGCCAATCCTCCGGCCGCAGCGCCGACCGCCGCCGAAGACGAAGCCGCCCTGGCCACCGATGCGGCCGGCACCATCGGTCCCGTACAGATTGAATTTGTCGAAGGTCTGGACGCGATTGTGGTCCGCGGCAACAAACGCGACGTCGAACGCGTGCTGAAGATCATCCAGGAGATTGAAGACCTCAGCGGCGAAACCCAGCCGGCGATTGAGATCGTCCCGCTGGAGCATGTCGACAGCACCGCCCTGACGGAACTGCTCGTCGATCTGTATGACAGTATCTTGTCGCCGCGACAGGGTCGTGTCAGTATCCGTGCGCTCGTCAAACCGAACGCCGTGCTGCTGATCGGACGCCAGGATACGGCCGACGCATTGCGGGAGCTGATCGCCAAACTCGACCAGCCCGTGCCGCCGTCGACCCAGCTCCGCGTATTCCGCCTGAAACACATGTCCTCAGTCGACGCACAGACGCAGATCACCACGTTTTACGAAGAGCGGACCGTACTCGGCGCCCGGGTGCGCGCCGTGGCCGATTATCGGGGGAACGCCCTGATCGTGCAGGCCAGCCCGCGTGACATGCTGGAGATTGAGCACCTGCTGGCCCGGATCGATGTGGAAGACAGCGCGGCCGTGAAAGAGCTGCGGGTGTTCAAGCTGAACAACGCCCTGGCGGAAGACCTCGCCCCGATCCTGCAGGACGCCATCAACGGCCAGCTCATTGGAGCCGGCCGCGGACAAAGCGCCCAGGGAACCACCGGAGCCCAGACACAGGGCGGCCAACAGCTGGCCCAGATCCGCTCCGCCATGCTCAGTTTTCTCACCGTTGATTCCAGCGGCGGCAAGCTGCTGCAGTCAGGGATCGTGTTTGACGTACGGGTGACGGCCGACGCCAACTCCAATTCGCTGGTGGTGACCGCCCCGGCGGAAAGCATGCCGCTGCTGCAGGCCCTCGTCCAGGCGCTGGATCAACTGCCCGACGCGGCGGCCGAGATCAAGGTGTTTACCATCATCAACGGCGACGCCGGCAACCTGGCGACCATGCTGCAGGACCTGTTCGGTCAGCAGTCCCAAGGGCAGAATGCCTTTCTGCAGCCCCAGGCCCAGTCGGCCAGCGGCGACGGTTCGCTGGTGGCGTTGCGGTTTGCGGTGGACACCCGGACCAACAGCATCATCGCCTCGGGCGGCGCCGGCGACCTGGCGGTTGTCGAAGCGATCCTGGTGCGGCTGGATGAAGGCGATATTGAGACGCGCAAGACGACCGTCTATCGGCTGCGGAATGCCCCCGCCGTCGATGTGGCCGACGCGATCAACCAGCTGCTCCAGGGGCAGCGGCAAGTACAAGACCTGGCGCCCGACACGCTCAGCCCCTTTGAACAGCTGGAGCGTGAAGTCATCGTGGTGCCGGAAATTGTCAGCAACAGTCTGATTGTAAGCGCGACGCCGCGCTACTTTGACGAGATCCGCAAAGTGGTCGAACAGCTCGACGCACGGCCGCCGATGGTGATGATCCAGGTGCTCATCGCTGAGGTCTCCTTGAACGAAACCGAAGAGCTGGGGGTGGAACTGGGGGTGCAGGATTCGCTCCTGTTCGACCGCGGCCTGGGCGTGGTCGGCTTCCCCTTCAATTCGCTCCTGCTGGGGAACAACGCCACCCCCGAGTCGCTCGCGACCCGCGAGAACCTGGCCGGACAAGGGCTCTCCAACCTGGGTGTGGGCCGCGTGAATACGCAGCTGCAGTACGGCGGCCTGGTGCTGTCGGCCGGTAACGAATCGATCAACGTGCTGGTGCGCGCCCTGCAGGACCGCGGCCGCATGCAGGTGCTCAGCCGTCCGCAAGTCATGACGCTGGACAACCAGCCGGCCTTTGTGCAGGTTGGCGCCCGGGTGCCGCGCATCTCGGCGACCTCGACCAATACGGTCGGAACGGTCAACAGCGTGGTGCTGGAAAATGTCGGTATCCTGCTGGGCGTAACGCCCCGCACCAGTCCCGACGGCCTGGTCGTGATGGAGATCAACGCCGAGAAATCCCAGCTGGGACCGATCGCCCAGGGTATCCCGATTTTCGTGGACACCCAGGGAAACGTGATCCGCTCGCCGCAGATCAACATCACCACCGCCCAGACGACCGTTTCGGCCCGCAGCGGCCAGACGGTGGTGTTCGCCGGTTTGATCACCAAAAGCAAAACGACCGTCCGCCGGGGCATCCCCGTGCTCAGCGATATCCCCGTGCTGGGAAGATTGTTCCGCTTTGATTCCGACCAGGATGCCCGGACCGAACTGCTGATCATTATGACGCCGATCATTGTGAACAACGAGCAAGAGGCCGACTACGTGAAGCAGGTGGAGTCCGACCGCATGAACTGGTGCCTGGCCGATGTGGTCGAGGTGCATGGCGACGCGGGACTGGGCGGCGGCTATTCGTGGGAAGCGCCCGACCTGCAGGTGATCTACCCCGACGAAGAACCGACCGGCGGCTTCGCATCGCCGATGCCTTACGGGGCGGACGGATGCCAGCCGATCCCCGGTCAGCCAATGCCCGGTCATGCGATTCCCAGCCAGATGCTGCATGGGCAGATGCTACCGAACCGGGCGATTCCCGATCAAATGCTGCAGGGAACGATCCTGCCGAACCAGGGGATTCCCGATCAGATGCTGCAAGGGACGATCCTGCGTAGCCAGCCGCTCCCCAGCAAGACGCCGCCGGGTCAGCCGCCCGGCTATCTGCCGCAGGGGGCCGGGACGCAGGGATCGAGCAGTGAGCCGATCCCGCCGCCCGCCGTCGCGCCGAACGCTCCAGGAAGTCCCAGCACTCCGGCGCCGAGCAATCCCCAGGGAAGCTCATTCGATCCGTCCCAGGGACCCGCGATCGGACCGGCCGTGGGCCCCGCCATTGGGTCTCCGGTGGGCGCACCACAATCGTCAAGGTCAACGCTGCCGCGAGGCGGTTCCGCTTCGACCGAAGTCTACTATGGACCTTCTCCGGCCGTTGGGCCGGGTGGAGTTCGCCAGGTCGGTTTCCAGTCGCCCAGCGGTTTTCCAGCGTCTGGCGGTTTTCCAGCGACGGACAATTATCAGCCGCAACGTTTTCCCGAGGTGCGATAG